In one Lolium rigidum isolate FL_2022 chromosome 3, APGP_CSIRO_Lrig_0.1, whole genome shotgun sequence genomic region, the following are encoded:
- the LOC124700269 gene encoding tryptophan synthase alpha chain-like, producing MAFALEASASPSSSATLTHPGRRGAVAAAMVTVPRRFTVRAVAAATSGASIDPAVAMSTPGRLVVRSPRVPLAAPVPVAGRRALSVAQTLSKIKEQGKTAFIPYITAGDPDLETTADALRLLDACGADVIELGMPFSDPYVDGPIIQASAARALAGGTTIGAILSMLKEVTPELSCPVVLFSYIGPIVRRGAAKFTAAVKEAGVKGLIVPDLPYAETCEFRNQAIGNNLELVLLTTPTTPAERTKEIAEASQGFVYLVSVNGVTGPRATVDLRVKDRLREIKQVTDKAVGVGFGISTPEHVRQVADWGADAVIIGSAMVKQLGEAASPREGLKRLEEYAKSLKEALQ from the exons ATGGCTTTCGCACTGGAGGCGTCCGCGTCCCCGTCGTCCTCGGCCACGCTGACCCATCCGGGGCGTCGCGGTGCAGTGGCGGCTGCCATGGTGACCGTGCCGAGGAGGTTTACGGTcagggccgtcgccgccgccacgtCGGGGGCCTCGATCGACCCGGCGGTGGCCATGTCAACGCCAGGGAGGCTTGTTGTCAGGTCGCCGCGCGTTCCGTTGGCAGCGCCCGTGCCAGTCGCTGGCAGGCGCGCTCTATCGGTGGCGCAGACGCTGTCCAAGATCAAAGAGCAGGGCAAG ACAGCGTTCATCCCTTACATCACCGCCGGTGACCCCGACTTGGAGACGACGGCCGATGCGCTGAGGCTGCTCGACGCCTGCGGTGCCGACGTCATCGAGCTCGGCATGCCCTTCTCCGACCCCTACGTCGACGGGCCCATCATCCAGGCCTCCGCGGCGAGAGCGCTGGCCGGTGGCACGACGATCGGTGCCATCTTGTCCATGCTGAAGGAGGTGACGCCGGAGCTCTCCTGCCCGGTCGTGCTCTTCTCCTATATTGGGCCCATCGTGCGGCGGGGTGCGGCAAAATTCACCGCCGCAGTCAAAGAAGCAGGGGTGAAGGGTCTTATAGTGCCTGATCTTCCTTATGCTGAGACGTGTGAGTTCAGGAACCAAGCCATCGGGAACAACCTGGAACTG GTGCTACTAACAACACCAACCACACCTGCAGAGAGAACGAAGGAGATCGCAGAAGCTTCACAAGGGTTCGTTTACCTTGTAAGTGTAAATGGAGTCACAGGTCCACGAGCAACTGTGGACCTGCGTGTCAAAGATCGTCTCAGGGAGATTAAGCAG GTCACCGACAAAGCAGTGGGTGTAGGCTTTGGCATATCGACACCTGAACATGTTAGACAG GTTGCAGATTGGGGTGCAGATGCAGTGATCATCGGCAGTGCAATGGTGAAACAGTTGGGCGAAGCAGCTTCTCCAAGAGAAGGGTTAAAGAGGCTGGAAGAATACGCCAAAAGCTTAAAAGAGGCATTGCAATAG
- the LOC124697206 gene encoding uncharacterized protein LOC124697206 → MVMLQIPSPQAGRRPLLSVVAVVSIEGAQRPTPLRRRLEARCRLGVSEKGQDSELAAELPHGGVRAPGELGLEIPVFGFIERDQASADDPLLGAERGEHGPPPNAARRQRLRREFINVNLVLAKGDMKTVFGEGDVDPTKHEGSWSPCKTCPTPETFSSPSTSDVPYRVTVRMPTPRSFNGEPATSLQQCREEFLGAWGSSTPIFDIYYSSPFGRKQYWSVILCKDRASLI, encoded by the exons ATGGTGATGCTCCAGATCCCCTCCCCGCAGGCCGGCCGGCGCCCGCTCCTCTCCGTGGTCGCCGTGGTGTCTAT AGAAGGAGCTCAGCGCCCTACTCCTCTTCGACGGAGGCTTGAGGCGCGGTGCCGGCTTGGTGTTTCTGAGAAAGGGCAAGATTCCGAGCTAGCCGCCGAGCTCCCTCACGGAGGGGTCAGAGCTCCAGGTGAG CTTGGCCTGGAGATCCCCGTCTTCGGCTTCATCGAGCGGGATCAGGCATCTGCGGACGACCCCCTCCTTGGAGCTGAACGAGGGGAGCACGGGCCACCACCGAACGCCGCCAGAAGACAACGCCTACGCCGCGAG TTTATCAATGTTAATCTGGTCCTGGCGAAGGGGGACATGAAGACAGTATTCGGAGAAGGAGATGTGGACCCAACCAAACATGAGGGGAGTTGGAGTCCGTGCAAGACCTGCCCAACACCGGAAACATTCTCATCACCGTCGACTTCTGATGTCCCCTACCGTGTCACTGTCAGGATGCCCAccccaag ATCATTTAACGGTGAGCCAGCTACAAGTCTACAACAATGTAGAGAGGAATTTTTGGGGGCTTGGGGCAGCAGCACACCCATTTTCGATATATATTATTCCTCCCCTTTTGGCAGAAAACAATACTG GTCTGTTATTCTGTGCAAGGATAGGGCCTCTTTGATCTGA